The Plasmodium vivax chromosome 12, whole genome shotgun sequence genomic interval TCCACCCCATTTGTGacacccctttttgcgttCATTTAATCtctcattttgttttgctttgtttttgttttatttttatttttttatttttttgctccccctcaACCTAGTATAGTTCTTCCCTTTCTGACCATACAATTTGATTAACCCTCGCTAGACACTTCTGGCACAGCTCAGCCAGCTCTCCCCTCACGCTCCCTCACCCCCGCCGCCTCCACCTGCATGTCCAGAATGATCATATTCCTCTCCATCCGGTCGTAGGCGTTCCGCTTGATCTCTGCCCACTGCAGGTCGGACAAGACGTGCCTGCTTTGCGGCTTGTTCTTCCGTTTAACAATGTTGAAGTCTTTCTTCAGATCGTTTAGCTTTATCCTTACGTagttgtatttattttccgTGAGGACTTTATCCTCGTAGGGGCACATCCTCACAGGGATGGCATACACATCTACGTCGTTTACTATTTGGTAATTGGACCTTCCTTCCAGACCCTCATTGAAATAGATTTTCTCTCTCATTGGGATGGTGTTCATGTCGTCTACGTAAGAATACAGGGGGTACTCCTGCTCACTTTCGTCAGCTACTCGCATCGGTTTTAACACTTCTATTTCGCCAAACACCCAACTTAGTCTCCTTAAAGTGGTGCATGCAAAGTGGAAATAATCAGATGGCTCCTTCATGTTCATGTAATGGAGTAGTCTCTCCTCTAGAATTCTAGACCTATGGGTAATGTAACAAACCCTTGCATTTGCCTCCGCCAATTTCGTCTCATTAATCATGTATGTTATCAATTTGGTCATCTCCTTCTGTTGCTCCTCATTGTACTTATAGCATTGCTCGTAAAATTTGATCTTCGTTTGGCACAGGATGATTAGCTTGTGGAGGTAGTCAAAGATGTCTCCTATTTCTACTACCTCTTTTATCgttttgattttttctttatatgcATTTTCTAGTTTGTAAAATCGCTCGTTCATTTTGTGAATATCTTCTTTCAGGTGCTTGTGGCTCACCACTAACTTTTGGTACCTTTCGTTGGTGTTAAAATTCACTagggttattttttctggCTCCGTGCAGGCCTCTTCGTACGTCGCCATGATTTCCTTCAGCCTCTTCTCCAGCAGGTCTCTTTCCTCCCGCAGCTGGTTCACCAGCTTGGATTTCTTCTCCGATTCGGCGGCAGCGCTTCTTACTTTGTCCTTCAGCTGTTCGATTTCTAAGAGGGAGTAACACATGTAGGAGGGTGCACATATAGTAGGGCGCTCATATAGTAGGATGCACACGTGGGAGGATGCACATATAGTAAGATGCACCCGTGGGAGGGACAGACGTAGGCCGACGGATGGGTGGCTCCATTCTGCGCTACCCATCTGCTTCGCATAGACACACGTGCTTGCATCCCTCCGCGGGGCCTCTCCCTGAGGGCGATCGCCCAGTGGGGTCACACGTACCCTCCATTTTGATCTCCATTTCGCTGTGAATGAACTCAATTTCGGTAATTTTCTTCTGCAGCAGTTCGTCCGCGCTTTTTATGTTCACGTCTGCCGCTATTTGCAGGCGCTTGTTCTTCGTCCGGATGTTTTCTATGTCGGCctgtgggggagggggttcGTTGGGGGTGTTCCCTGCGCGTGTGAAAGGAGAGGTAGGCCTCTCCGTTTAGCCATCACACTGTGGGGCTGCCTCTCCGTTATGGCGTAACACCGTGGGGCTGTCTCTCCGTTTAGCCGTCACACTGGGGTGCTGCCTCTCCGTTATGGCGTAACACTGTGGGGCTGCCTCTTCGTTTTGCCGTA includes:
- a CDS encoding hypothetical protein, conserved (encoded by transcript PVX_082815A) — protein: MFDIISLIHFGSSNAVKNSISGDLHVYMSKRRQNGKDFSSPLMHLQANEAERNENNASTVLLNNCADDYKWVKCFCFVKSNFFYVYKERGDYRPSIIFLLEGSEVQVVDYYIAVKNKIIEETKDLQLGENQDVIHIKAAPFGAGHTYTFYSTDKGVIKKWTRSLRNANFSAINNNAKFISEENEEMKLSMDNMKQLSEIELKNKDIEIAALRERINSLKADIENIRTKNKRLQIAADVNIKSADELLQKKITEIEFIHSEMEIKMEEIEQLKDKVRSAAAESEKKSKLVNQLREERDLLEKRLKEIMATYEEACTEPEKITLVNFNTNERYQKLVVSHKHLKEDIHKMNERFYKLENAYKEKIKTIKEVVEIGDIFDYLHKLIILCQTKIKFYEQCYKYNEEQQKEMTKLITYMINETKLAEANARVCYITHRSRILEERLLHYMNMKEPSDYFHFACTTLRRLSWVFGEIEVLKPMRVADESEQEYPLYSYVDDMNTIPMREKIYFNEGLEGRSNYQIVNDVDVYAIPVRMCPYEDKVLTENKYNYVRIKLNDLKKDFNIVKRKNKPQSRHVLSDLQWAEIKRNAYDRMERNMIILDMQVEAAGVREREGRAG